Proteins from a genomic interval of Streptomyces sp. Tu6071:
- the mltG gene encoding endolytic transglycosylase MltG produces MTEYGRGQGQEPWHPEDPLYGDQGWGQQEQAPYGPEGQQYPPQQPTPPQPQQQYDAWGRPIPQAPPQGYGQQQYPQQGYGQQDPQAQQQPPQGYEQQQYDQQQYGQQPGYAGQPQQPLPPQGYEQQGYPQQQGPQSYGNGWDTGQQQVPYGADPHDPYGAVRQPAYPQGQDPYATPEAYPPPQPPGERGPQPPQAPTAQVAQAQTQAPAPERGEWDPDPDEPEHPFFASDGDAGRATGRRTKGRDDDRDDLADDEDGDGDGRAGRRGGERPKKRRGGCACLVVAVVLIGGGGGAAYYGYGLYQDRFGPPPDYAGEGSGTVVIEIPDGSTGIAMGNLLKDKGVVKSVEAFTAAQKANDKGTTLQSGFYTLHKGMSGKSAVELMLDPKSRKTLVIPEGYRNAWIYAQIDGRLGLKKGTTADVAKSDRKKLGLPKWADDDKDIKDPLEGFLYPSTYSVSKGQKPADVLRKMVAQANKQYEKIDVVGQAKKLELGSPLDLVTVASMVNAEGKTHDDFRKMAEVIYNRIKPGNTETNGLIQFDSTYNYLTGRSNIKISTKEILSDHDPYNTYTNKGLPPGPIGNPGEEAFAAALNPTKEGWMYFVAVDGEKDTQFAKTNADFQKLKAKFDASTG; encoded by the coding sequence ATGACTGAGTATGGGCGTGGCCAGGGCCAGGAGCCCTGGCACCCGGAGGACCCCTTGTACGGGGACCAGGGCTGGGGGCAGCAGGAGCAGGCCCCCTACGGCCCCGAGGGACAGCAGTATCCCCCGCAGCAGCCCACTCCGCCCCAGCCTCAGCAGCAGTACGACGCCTGGGGCCGCCCGATCCCGCAGGCCCCCCCGCAGGGCTACGGGCAGCAGCAGTATCCGCAGCAGGGCTACGGACAGCAGGACCCCCAGGCGCAGCAGCAGCCCCCGCAGGGCTACGAGCAGCAGCAGTACGACCAGCAGCAGTACGGCCAGCAGCCCGGCTACGCGGGCCAGCCGCAGCAACCCCTCCCGCCCCAGGGCTACGAGCAGCAGGGCTACCCCCAGCAGCAGGGCCCGCAGTCCTACGGCAACGGCTGGGACACGGGGCAGCAGCAGGTGCCCTACGGAGCCGACCCGCACGACCCCTACGGTGCGGTGCGGCAGCCCGCTTACCCCCAGGGCCAGGACCCCTACGCCACCCCCGAGGCGTACCCGCCGCCGCAGCCTCCGGGCGAGCGCGGGCCCCAGCCGCCGCAGGCGCCGACCGCCCAGGTCGCGCAGGCCCAGACGCAGGCCCCCGCGCCCGAGCGCGGGGAGTGGGACCCCGACCCGGACGAGCCCGAGCACCCCTTCTTCGCGAGCGACGGCGACGCGGGCCGCGCCACCGGGCGCCGCACCAAGGGCCGCGACGACGACCGCGACGACCTCGCCGACGACGAGGACGGCGACGGGGACGGTCGCGCGGGACGGCGCGGTGGCGAGAGACCGAAGAAGCGCCGGGGCGGCTGCGCCTGCCTCGTGGTCGCCGTCGTCCTGATCGGCGGAGGCGGCGGGGCCGCGTACTACGGCTACGGGCTCTACCAGGACCGCTTCGGGCCGCCGCCGGACTACGCGGGCGAGGGCAGCGGCACCGTCGTGATCGAGATCCCCGACGGGTCCACCGGTATCGCGATGGGCAACCTGCTCAAGGACAAGGGCGTCGTGAAGAGCGTCGAGGCGTTCACGGCGGCGCAGAAGGCGAACGACAAGGGCACCACGCTCCAGTCCGGCTTCTACACGCTCCACAAGGGCATGTCCGGCAAGAGCGCCGTGGAGCTCATGCTGGACCCCAAGAGCCGGAAGACCCTCGTCATTCCCGAGGGATACCGCAACGCCTGGATCTACGCGCAGATCGACGGCCGTCTCGGCCTCAAGAAGGGCACCACGGCCGACGTCGCGAAGAGCGACAGGAAAAAGCTCGGGCTGCCGAAGTGGGCCGATGACGACAAGGACATAAAGGACCCGCTGGAGGGCTTCCTCTATCCCTCGACGTATTCCGTCAGCAAGGGGCAGAAACCCGCTGACGTGCTCCGGAAAATGGTCGCCCAGGCCAATAAGCAGTACGAGAAGATCGACGTCGTCGGACAGGCGAAGAAGCTCGAACTCGGCAGTCCGCTCGACCTCGTCACGGTCGCGAGCATGGTCAACGCCGAGGGCAAGACGCACGACGACTTCCGCAAGATGGCGGAAGTGATCTACAACCGCATCAAGCCCGGCAACACCGAGACGAACGGACTCATCCAGTTCGATTCAACGTACAACTACCTCACCGGGCGAAGCAACATCAAGATTTCCACCAAGGAGATCCTGAGCGATCACGACCCGTACAACACGTACACCAACAAGGGCCTGCCGCCCGGACCGATCGGGAACCCCGGGGAAGAAGCGTTCGCCGCCGCGCTCAACCCGACGAAGGAGGGCTGGATGTACTTCGTCGCCGTGGACGGCGAGAAGGACACCCAGTTCGCGAAGACCAACGCCGATTTCCAGAAACTGAAGGCCAAGTTCGATGCCTCCACAGGCTGA
- a CDS encoding shikimate dehydrogenase, whose amino-acid sequence MPPQADEGAGPGTGAVRRAAVLGSPVAHSLSPQLHLAAYRALGLSGWTYERIETDEAALPGFVDGLGPEWAGLSLTMPLKRAVLPLLDRISDTAASVDAVNTVVFEADGSRSGDNTDIPGLLAALAERGVTRVPAAAVLGAGATASSALAALSRVCDGEVVAYVRSAARAAEMRGWGERLGVDVRTAPWDEAAEGLRAPLVVATTPAGSTDALADAVPEAPGTLFDVLYEPWPTPLAARWAARGGQVLGGLDLLVHQAVLQVERMTGRRPVPLAAMREAGEAALAAR is encoded by the coding sequence ATGCCTCCACAGGCTGACGAGGGCGCGGGGCCCGGCACCGGAGCCGTCCGCCGCGCCGCCGTGCTCGGCTCGCCCGTCGCGCACTCGCTCTCCCCGCAGCTCCACCTCGCCGCCTACCGCGCGCTCGGCCTGAGCGGCTGGACGTACGAGCGGATCGAGACCGACGAGGCCGCCCTGCCCGGCTTCGTCGACGGGCTCGGGCCCGAGTGGGCCGGGCTCTCGCTGACCATGCCGCTCAAGCGGGCCGTGCTGCCGCTCCTCGACCGGATCAGCGACACCGCGGCGTCCGTCGACGCCGTCAACACCGTCGTGTTCGAGGCCGACGGCAGCCGCAGCGGCGACAACACCGACATCCCCGGGCTGCTCGCCGCCCTCGCCGAGCGCGGCGTCACACGCGTTCCCGCGGCGGCCGTGCTCGGCGCGGGCGCCACCGCCTCCTCGGCGCTCGCCGCGCTCTCCCGCGTCTGCGACGGCGAGGTCGTCGCCTACGTGCGCAGCGCGGCGCGCGCGGCCGAGATGCGCGGCTGGGGCGAGAGGCTCGGCGTCGACGTCCGCACGGCGCCCTGGGACGAGGCGGCCGAGGGACTGCGCGCGCCGCTCGTCGTCGCGACGACCCCGGCGGGCAGCACGGACGCACTCGCGGACGCCGTGCCCGAGGCGCCGGGGACGCTCTTCGACGTCCTGTACGAGCCCTGGCCGACGCCGCTCGCCGCGCGCTGGGCGGCACGCGGCGGCCAGGTGCTCGGAGGGCTCGACCTCCTCGTCCACCAGGCCGTCCTCCAGGTCGAGCGGATGACGGGCCGCCGCCCGGTGCCGCTCGCGGCGATGCGCGAAGCGGGGGAGGCGGCGCTCGCGGCCCGGTGA
- the aroC gene encoding chorismate synthase has protein sequence MSRLRWLTAGESHGPALVATLEGLPAGVPVTTDLVADHLARRRLGYGRGARMKFERDEVTFLGGVRHGLTLGSPVAVMVGNTEWPKWEQVMAADPVDPGVLAESARNAPLTRPRPGHADLAGMQKYGFDEARPILERASARETAARVALGAVARSYLKETAGIEIVSHVVEIAAAKAPYGLVPTPADVDRLDADPVRCLDADASKAMVAEIDQAHKDGDTLGGVVEVLAYDVPVGLGSHVHWDRRLDARLAGALMGIQAIKGVEVGDGFGLARVPGSQAHDEIVNTDEGIRRVTGRSGGTEGGLTTGELLRVRAAMKPIATVPRALATVDVATGEATKAHHQRSDVCAVPAAGIVAEAMVALVLADAVAEKFGGDSVPETRRNVRAYLDNLPIR, from the coding sequence TTGAGCAGGCTGCGTTGGCTGACCGCGGGAGAGTCGCACGGCCCCGCACTCGTGGCGACGCTGGAGGGACTTCCCGCCGGTGTCCCCGTCACCACCGATCTGGTCGCCGACCACCTCGCCAGGCGGCGCCTCGGCTACGGGCGCGGGGCGCGGATGAAGTTCGAGCGCGACGAGGTGACCTTCCTCGGCGGCGTCCGGCACGGGCTGACCCTCGGCTCGCCCGTCGCCGTCATGGTCGGCAACACCGAGTGGCCCAAGTGGGAACAGGTCATGGCCGCCGACCCGGTCGACCCCGGGGTCCTCGCGGAATCGGCCCGCAACGCGCCCCTCACCCGCCCCCGCCCCGGCCATGCCGACCTCGCCGGGATGCAGAAGTACGGCTTCGACGAGGCCCGCCCGATCCTGGAACGCGCCTCGGCCCGCGAGACCGCCGCGCGCGTCGCGCTCGGCGCCGTCGCCCGCTCCTACCTCAAGGAGACGGCGGGCATCGAGATCGTCAGTCACGTCGTCGAGATCGCCGCGGCGAAGGCCCCCTACGGCCTCGTACCGACCCCCGCCGACGTCGACAGGCTCGACGCCGACCCGGTCCGCTGCCTCGACGCCGACGCGAGCAAGGCGATGGTCGCCGAGATCGACCAGGCCCACAAGGACGGCGACACGCTCGGCGGCGTCGTCGAGGTCCTCGCCTACGACGTCCCCGTGGGGCTCGGCTCGCACGTGCACTGGGACCGCAGGCTCGACGCACGGCTCGCCGGGGCGCTCATGGGCATCCAGGCGATCAAGGGTGTCGAGGTCGGCGACGGCTTCGGGCTCGCCCGCGTGCCCGGCTCGCAGGCGCACGACGAGATCGTCAACACCGACGAGGGCATCCGCCGCGTCACCGGGCGCTCGGGCGGCACCGAGGGCGGCCTCACGACCGGCGAACTCCTGCGCGTCCGCGCCGCGATGAAGCCCATCGCGACCGTTCCCCGCGCCCTCGCCACCGTCGACGTGGCCACCGGCGAGGCCACCAAGGCCCACCACCAGCGCTCCGACGTGTGCGCCGTGCCCGCCGCGGGCATCGTCGCCGAGGCCATGGTCGCGCTCGTCCTGGCCGACGCCGTCGCCGAGAAGTTCGGCGGCGACAGCGTCCCCGAGACCCGCCGCAACGTCCGCGCGTACCTCGACAACCTCCCGATCCGGTGA
- a CDS encoding shikimate kinase — MTGPRLVLVGPMGVGKSTIGHLVAERLGLVYRDTDDDIVTAEGREISDIFVDDGEEHFRALERAAVRTALAEHEGVLALGGGAVLDPGTRALLRDHPVVFLTMDIDEAVRRTGLATARPLLAVNPRRTWRELMEARRPLYTEVARATVATDDRTPEEVALAVLDALELRKA; from the coding sequence GTGACCGGCCCCCGGCTCGTCCTCGTCGGACCGATGGGCGTCGGCAAGTCCACGATCGGCCACCTCGTGGCGGAGCGGCTCGGCCTCGTGTACCGCGACACGGACGACGACATCGTCACCGCGGAGGGCCGCGAGATCTCCGACATCTTCGTGGACGACGGCGAGGAGCACTTCCGCGCGCTCGAACGCGCGGCGGTGCGCACCGCGCTGGCCGAGCACGAGGGCGTCCTCGCGCTCGGCGGGGGAGCGGTCCTCGATCCGGGCACCCGCGCCCTGCTCCGCGACCACCCCGTCGTCTTCCTCACGATGGACATCGACGAGGCCGTGCGCCGCACCGGGCTCGCCACCGCGCGCCCGCTGCTCGCCGTCAACCCGCGCCGCACGTGGCGCGAGCTGATGGAGGCCCGCCGCCCCCTGTACACCGAGGTCGCCCGCGCCACCGTGGCCACCGACGACCGCACCCCCGAAGAGGTCGCGCTCGCGGTCCTCGACGCACTGGAGCTGAGGAAAGCGTGA
- the aroB gene encoding 3-dehydroquinate synthase — protein sequence MSENSTPETGRVPAPTRIAIGGTEGTAPYEVLVGHHLLGELPALIGEKAQRVAVIHPEALAETGEALRADLAEQGYEAIAIQVPNAEEAKTAEVAAYCWTALGQSGFTRTDVVVGVGGGATTDLAGFVAATWLRGVRWIAVPTTVLGMVDAAVGGKTGINTAEGKNLVGSFHPPAGVLCDLAALASLPVHDFVSGLAEVIKAGFIADPVILDLIESDPVAARSPEGPHTAELIVRSIRVKAEVVSGDLKEAGRREILNYGHTLGHAIEKNERYAWRHGAAVSVGMHFAAELGRLAGRLDDATADRHRAVLEAVGLPLGYRGDQWPRLLENMKLDKKSRGNLLRFIVLDGLAKPAVLEGPDPAVLLAAYGEIAKD from the coding sequence GTGAGCGAGAACAGCACGCCGGAGACCGGGCGGGTGCCCGCCCCGACCCGTATCGCCATCGGCGGCACCGAGGGCACCGCGCCCTACGAGGTCCTCGTCGGCCACCACCTGCTCGGCGAACTCCCCGCCCTCATCGGCGAGAAGGCCCAGCGCGTCGCCGTGATCCACCCCGAGGCGCTCGCCGAGACGGGCGAGGCGCTCCGCGCCGACCTCGCGGAGCAGGGCTACGAGGCGATCGCGATCCAGGTGCCGAACGCCGAGGAGGCGAAGACCGCCGAGGTCGCCGCCTACTGCTGGACGGCGCTCGGGCAGTCCGGGTTCACGCGCACCGACGTCGTCGTCGGTGTCGGCGGCGGCGCGACGACCGACCTCGCCGGCTTCGTCGCGGCGACGTGGCTGCGCGGCGTGCGCTGGATCGCGGTGCCGACGACCGTGCTCGGCATGGTCGACGCGGCGGTCGGCGGCAAGACCGGCATCAACACCGCCGAGGGGAAGAACCTCGTCGGCTCCTTCCACCCGCCCGCCGGGGTCCTGTGCGACCTCGCCGCGCTCGCCTCGCTGCCCGTGCACGACTTCGTGAGCGGACTCGCGGAGGTCATCAAGGCGGGATTCATCGCCGATCCGGTCATTCTCGATCTCATCGAGTCCGACCCGGTCGCCGCGCGCAGCCCCGAGGGCCCGCACACCGCCGAGCTGATCGTGCGCTCGATCCGGGTGAAGGCCGAGGTCGTCTCGGGTGACCTCAAGGAGGCCGGGCGCCGCGAGATCCTCAACTACGGGCACACGCTGGGCCACGCGATCGAGAAGAACGAGCGCTACGCGTGGCGCCACGGCGCCGCCGTCTCGGTCGGCATGCACTTCGCCGCCGAACTCGGCCGCCTCGCGGGACGTCTCGACGACGCCACCGCCGACCGCCACCGCGCCGTCCTCGAAGCGGTGGGCCTCCCGCTGGGCTACCGCGGCGACCAGTGGCCGCGCCTCCTGGAGAACATGAAGCTCGACAAGAAGTCGCGCGGCAACCTCCTGCGCTTCATCGTCCTCGACGGCCTCGCCAAGCCGGCCGTCCTGGAGGGCCCCGACCCGGCGGTGCTCCTGGCGGCGTACGGGGAGATCGCGAAGGACTGA
- a CDS encoding AAA family ATPase has translation MRHSAGSTPPHDSWPPHGHVPEGPAHGGTPHGGPRHGAPQHGTSSHGGPQQGAPAHGDGHHGGPPTLPLRPTPATGPVPGIDAPAPPPGLVPPFPGPVPLPAGSGHVPPPHPGGRTLPPDTTGHVALPPDAPVAAPSVAPGPQAGTGSTILAVLLIGPAGAGKTTVARYWAARRPVPTAHISLDDVREWVHAGFADPQAGWNDNSEVQYRLARRTCGFAARNFLANGISCVIDDAVFPDRPVVGLGGWKRHVGPGLLPVVLLPGLDVVLERNAARTGNRRLSDEEVASIHGRMAGWYGSGLPIIDNSHLDVPATAQRLDDVLARAIASPPPW, from the coding sequence ATGCGGCATTCCGCGGGATCGACCCCGCCTCACGATTCCTGGCCCCCGCACGGGCACGTCCCCGAGGGCCCGGCCCACGGGGGCACCCCGCACGGCGGCCCGCGGCACGGGGCTCCGCAGCACGGGACCTCGTCGCACGGCGGCCCGCAGCAGGGGGCCCCCGCGCACGGCGACGGGCACCACGGCGGTCCGCCGACCCTCCCGCTGCGGCCGACCCCGGCCACGGGACCCGTGCCGGGAATCGACGCCCCCGCGCCGCCGCCCGGCCTCGTCCCGCCGTTCCCCGGCCCCGTCCCGCTCCCGGCCGGCTCGGGCCACGTCCCCCCGCCGCACCCCGGCGGGCGGACGCTGCCGCCCGACACCACCGGACACGTCGCACTGCCCCCGGACGCGCCCGTGGCCGCGCCGAGCGTCGCGCCGGGGCCGCAGGCGGGGACGGGCTCGACGATCCTCGCCGTACTGCTCATCGGGCCCGCCGGGGCCGGCAAGACGACCGTCGCGCGGTACTGGGCGGCCCGGCGGCCCGTGCCGACCGCGCACATCAGCCTCGACGACGTGCGCGAGTGGGTGCACGCGGGCTTCGCCGATCCGCAGGCCGGGTGGAACGACAATTCCGAGGTGCAGTACCGGCTCGCCCGGCGCACCTGCGGCTTCGCGGCGCGCAACTTCCTCGCCAACGGCATCTCCTGCGTCATCGACGACGCCGTCTTCCCCGACCGGCCCGTCGTCGGGCTCGGCGGCTGGAAGCGGCACGTGGGCCCGGGGCTGCTGCCCGTCGTGCTCCTGCCCGGACTCGACGTCGTCCTGGAGCGCAACGCCGCGCGCACGGGCAACCGCAGGCTCAGCGACGAGGAGGTCGCGAGCATCCACGGCCGCATGGCGGGCTGGTACGGCTCGGGGCTGCCGATCATCGACAACTCGCACCTCGACGTGCCCGCCACGGCGCAGCGCCTCGACGACGTCCTCGCCCGCGCGATAGCCAGCCCGCCGCCGTGGTGA
- a CDS encoding aminopeptidase P family protein → MAEAHAARRDRLRQLSAGAGQTAALVSRPANVRYLGGEAPEGSVLLLGAERGGPDILFAASPPGGLADEALRVHVLACPASDPAVAAAETAAANGAEILAVEEHHLTVARHRTLADTAPRLRLGDLGRGVEQLRLVKDEEEIGALRIAAEIADQALGELLESILVGRTERHLALELERRLVDHGADGAAFATSVATGPHAGLAGHRPTDRRVEEGDFLSVCLGATYRGYRSEIGRTFVIGTAPEEWQIELYDAVFAAQRAGREALLPGAACRDVDRAVRQALESAGHGADLPALTGHGVGLENDEDPQLAPSAMGKLDACVPVTVEPGVHLPGRGGVRIDDTLVVRPEADGGPELLTITTKELLAL, encoded by the coding sequence ATGGCTGAGGCGCACGCGGCACGCAGGGACCGGCTGAGGCAGTTGTCCGCGGGAGCGGGCCAGACGGCGGCGCTCGTCTCCCGCCCCGCCAACGTCCGCTATCTCGGCGGCGAGGCCCCCGAGGGCTCCGTCCTGCTGCTCGGCGCCGAGCGCGGCGGCCCCGACATCCTCTTCGCCGCGAGCCCGCCCGGCGGCCTCGCGGACGAGGCGCTGCGCGTCCACGTCCTCGCCTGCCCGGCCTCGGACCCCGCCGTCGCCGCCGCCGAGACCGCGGCGGCCAACGGCGCCGAGATCCTCGCCGTCGAGGAGCACCACCTCACCGTCGCCCGCCACCGCACCCTCGCCGACACGGCGCCGCGCCTGCGCCTGGGCGACCTCGGGCGCGGTGTCGAGCAACTGCGGCTCGTCAAGGACGAGGAGGAGATCGGGGCACTGCGGATCGCCGCCGAGATCGCCGACCAGGCACTCGGCGAACTCCTGGAGTCGATCCTCGTCGGGCGCACCGAGCGCCACCTCGCCCTGGAGCTGGAGCGCCGCCTCGTCGACCACGGCGCGGACGGCGCCGCCTTCGCCACCTCCGTCGCCACCGGGCCGCACGCCGGGCTCGCCGGGCACCGGCCCACGGACCGCCGTGTCGAGGAGGGCGACTTCCTCTCCGTGTGCCTGGGGGCCACGTACCGCGGCTACCGCAGCGAGATCGGGCGGACGTTCGTCATCGGGACGGCGCCCGAGGAGTGGCAGATCGAGCTGTACGACGCGGTCTTCGCCGCCCAGCGGGCCGGTCGCGAGGCCCTGTTGCCCGGCGCGGCCTGCCGCGACGTGGACCGCGCGGTGCGCCAGGCGCTGGAGTCGGCGGGGCACGGAGCGGACCTGCCCGCGCTCACCGGACACGGGGTCGGGCTGGAAAACGACGAGGACCCGCAGCTCGCCCCGTCCGCCATGGGTAAACTGGACGCTTGTGTGCCGGTCACCGTCGAACCGGGGGTCCACCTCCCGGGCAGGGGCGGGGTCCGGATCGATGACACACTCGTCGTGCGCCCCGAGGCGGACGGCGGGCCCGAGCTACTCACCATCACGACCAAGGAGCTGCTCGCGCTCTAG
- the efp gene encoding elongation factor P, with protein sequence MASTNDLKNGLVLKLDNDQLWSVVEFQHVKPGKGPAFVRTKLKNVLSGKVVDKTFNAGVKVETANVDKRGMQFSYKDGEYFVFMDMDTFDQIHVDPKVVGDAANYLLEGFEAVVAMYEGNPLYIELPAAVELVIANTEPGVQGDRSTGGTKPAELETGHTIQVPLFITTGEKIKVDTRTGDYLGRVNG encoded by the coding sequence GTGGCTTCCACGAACGACCTCAAGAACGGCCTGGTGCTCAAGCTCGACAACGACCAGCTCTGGTCCGTCGTCGAGTTCCAGCACGTCAAGCCCGGCAAGGGCCCCGCCTTCGTGCGCACCAAGCTGAAGAACGTGCTCTCCGGCAAGGTCGTCGACAAGACCTTCAACGCCGGCGTCAAGGTCGAGACGGCCAACGTCGACAAGCGCGGGATGCAGTTCTCGTACAAGGACGGCGAGTACTTCGTGTTCATGGACATGGACACGTTCGACCAGATCCACGTGGACCCGAAGGTCGTCGGCGACGCCGCCAACTACCTCCTGGAGGGCTTCGAGGCCGTCGTCGCGATGTACGAGGGCAACCCGCTGTACATCGAGCTGCCCGCCGCCGTCGAGCTGGTCATCGCCAACACCGAGCCGGGCGTCCAGGGCGACCGCTCCACCGGCGGCACCAAGCCGGCCGAGCTGGAGACCGGGCACACCATCCAGGTCCCGCTCTTCATCACGACCGGCGAGAAGATCAAGGTCGACACCCGTACCGGCGACTACCTCGGCCGAGTGAACGGCTGA
- the nusB gene encoding transcription antitermination factor NusB gives MAARNTARKRAFQILFEADQRGTDVLTVLADWVRHSRGDTQQPPVSEYTMELVEGYAEHARRIDEVIAKYSVDWPLDRMPVVDRNIVRLGAHELVWVDGTPDAVVMDEAVELAKEFSTDDSPAFVNGLLGRFKNLKPELRGPVD, from the coding sequence GTGGCTGCTCGCAATACGGCACGCAAGCGCGCCTTCCAGATCCTTTTCGAGGCCGACCAGCGCGGCACCGACGTCCTCACGGTGCTCGCGGACTGGGTGCGCCACTCCCGCGGCGACACCCAGCAGCCCCCGGTCAGCGAGTACACGATGGAGCTCGTCGAGGGGTACGCGGAGCACGCGCGCCGCATCGACGAGGTCATCGCGAAGTACTCGGTGGACTGGCCGCTGGACCGCATGCCGGTCGTCGACCGCAACATCGTGCGGCTCGGCGCGCACGAACTCGTGTGGGTCGACGGGACGCCGGACGCGGTCGTGATGGACGAGGCGGTGGAACTCGCCAAGGAGTTCTCCACCGACGACTCCCCGGCCTTCGTCAACGGTCTGCTCGGACGCTTCAAGAACCTCAAGCCCGAACTGCGCGGCCCGGTCGACTGA
- a CDS encoding pyridoxal phosphate-dependent decarboxylase family protein has protein sequence MSPFGLPRPAALPAPEAAILARLAALRAGDVPVKGGRTLAYVYDAADSGLDALAAAAHGAFAGVNGLDMTVFPSVVRLENDLVARAAALLGGTPGTAGTFTSGGTESCLLAVLTAREHARAVRGVTRPRLVLPATAHAAFHKAAHLFGLEVVTVPVDPESFRPDPAAVRAALTGDTALVVASAPSYAHGVLDPVAEIAGEAAARGVLCHVDACIGGWYLGHLRRAPEGADLAPFDLSVPGVTSLSVDLHKYGYTPKGASLLLFRDAELRRHGWFAHADWPGYPVVNATLQGTKSAGPLAAAWAVTERIGTEGYTDLAVRVHHARTALADGVARVPGLRVLGTPAASLLAVAAAPGGPDPFVVADEMRTAGWYLQPQPAAAGSPANVHLTVTAAVAAPETVEQLLKDLAEAVVRAHAHGPVTVDPAIAEAAAALDPDRVGPAEVALALDLAGIGDGALPDRMAPVLAVLQALPPRLAARLLPEVIGRLYPGVAAA, from the coding sequence ATGAGCCCGTTCGGACTGCCCCGCCCCGCCGCGCTCCCCGCGCCCGAGGCGGCGATCCTCGCGCGCCTCGCCGCCCTGCGCGCGGGCGACGTCCCCGTCAAGGGCGGTCGCACGCTCGCGTACGTGTACGACGCCGCCGACAGCGGACTCGACGCGCTCGCCGCCGCCGCGCACGGCGCCTTCGCCGGGGTCAACGGGCTCGACATGACCGTCTTCCCGAGCGTCGTCCGCCTGGAGAACGACCTCGTCGCCCGCGCCGCGGCGCTCCTCGGCGGGACCCCCGGCACGGCCGGGACCTTCACGAGCGGCGGCACCGAGTCCTGCCTCCTCGCCGTCCTCACGGCACGCGAACACGCCCGCGCGGTACGGGGCGTGACGCGCCCTCGGCTCGTGCTGCCCGCCACCGCGCACGCCGCCTTCCACAAGGCCGCGCACCTCTTCGGCCTGGAGGTCGTCACCGTCCCCGTCGACCCGGAGAGCTTCCGCCCCGACCCCGCCGCCGTGCGCGCGGCCCTCACCGGGGACACCGCGCTCGTCGTCGCCTCCGCGCCCTCGTACGCGCACGGCGTCCTCGACCCCGTCGCCGAGATCGCCGGGGAGGCCGCCGCGCGCGGAGTGCTGTGCCACGTGGACGCGTGCATCGGCGGCTGGTACCTCGGCCACCTGCGTCGCGCGCCCGAGGGAGCGGACCTCGCGCCCTTCGACCTCTCCGTGCCGGGCGTGACCTCGCTCTCCGTCGACCTGCACAAGTACGGCTACACCCCCAAGGGCGCCTCGCTGCTGCTCTTCCGGGACGCGGAACTGCGCCGCCACGGGTGGTTCGCGCACGCCGACTGGCCCGGCTACCCGGTCGTCAACGCGACGCTCCAGGGCACCAAGTCGGCGGGGCCGCTCGCCGCCGCCTGGGCGGTCACCGAGCGGATCGGCACCGAGGGGTACACGGATCTCGCGGTCCGCGTGCACCACGCCCGTACCGCCCTCGCGGACGGCGTCGCGCGCGTCCCGGGGCTGCGGGTCCTCGGCACGCCCGCCGCCTCGCTCCTCGCGGTGGCCGCCGCGCCGGGCGGCCCGGACCCCTTCGTCGTCGCCGACGAGATGCGGACGGCCGGCTGGTACCTCCAGCCGCAGCCCGCGGCGGCGGGCTCGCCCGCCAACGTGCACCTGACCGTCACGGCGGCCGTCGCGGCCCCCGAGACCGTGGAACAGCTCCTGAAGGACCTCGCGGAGGCGGTGGTACGCGCCCACGCGCACGGCCCGGTCACGGTGGACCCGGCGATCGCCGAGGCCGCGGCGGCCCTGGACCCGGACCGTGTCGGCCCCGCCGAGGTCGCCCTCGCCCTCGACCTCGCGGGCATCGGCGACGGCGCCCTCCCGGACCGCATGGCCCCCGTCCTCGCCGTCCTCCAGGCGCTGCCCCCGCGCCTCGCGGCCCGCCTCCTGCCGGAGGTGATCGGGCGGCTCTACCCGGGCGTGGCGGCGGCCTGA
- the bldD gene encoding transcriptional regulator BldD: MSSEYAKQLGAKLRAIRTQQGLSLHGVEEKSQGRWKAVVVGSYERGDRAVTVQRLAELADFYGVPVQELLPGTTPGGAAEPPPKLVLDLERLATVPAEKAGPLQRYAATIQSQRGDYNGKVLSIRQDDLRTLAVIYDQSPSVLTEQLISWGVLDADARRAVAHEEG, from the coding sequence ATGTCCAGCGAATACGCCAAACAGCTCGGGGCCAAGCTCCGGGCCATCCGCACCCAGCAGGGCCTCTCCCTCCACGGTGTCGAGGAGAAGTCCCAGGGGCGCTGGAAGGCGGTCGTGGTCGGTTCGTACGAGCGGGGCGACCGCGCGGTCACCGTCCAGCGTCTCGCCGAGCTGGCCGACTTCTACGGGGTTCCCGTCCAGGAGCTGCTGCCGGGCACCACGCCCGGCGGTGCCGCCGAGCCGCCGCCCAAGCTCGTCCTCGACCTGGAGCGTCTGGCCACCGTCCCCGCGGAGAAGGCGGGCCCGCTCCAGCGGTACGCGGCGACCATCCAGTCCCAGCGCGGGGACTACAACGGCAAGGTCCTCTCGATCCGCCAGGACGACCTGCGCACCCTCGCCGTGATCTACGACCAGTCCCCCTCGGTCCTGACCGAGCAGCTCATCAGCTGGGGAGTGCTGGACGCGGACGCGCGCCGGGCGGTGGCGCACGAGGAGGGCTGA